The Euphorbia lathyris chromosome 2, ddEupLath1.1, whole genome shotgun sequence genome includes a window with the following:
- the LOC136216778 gene encoding protein DEFECTIVE IN MERISTEM SILENCING 3-like produces MEKDRKKNENMANEIKKHEDNLRFLISLDKDLDKDILELEAIAGDKDSEEETIQQIMKQEGTTTSLFYKLKTSHPHNFPMHSVAKDVLGAVATLAGSDNDNLNRLLSEYLGVEKMLGIVCRTYEGVKALETYERGGNINNKAGIHALGAWTQMKISGRFLVICIEDMRPYTGGFINGDRQKKLALPKPKLPNGSSPTGFLDFAVNMINIDTRNLACVTGNGYGLRETLFYELFSHLQVYKTRTDMLHALPCITEGALSLDGGIIKKNGVFDLGDRKDVEVKFPVVSNKCSTTEIRLKENIRKLKWEKITIAEDMQREQSLLDKVRAVNNANFWKRVQSLEYKNYFV; encoded by the exons ATGGAAAAAGACAGAAAAAAGAACGAGAACATGGCAAACGAAATCAAAAAGCACGAGGATAATCTAAGGTTTTTGATTTCTCTAGATAAGGATTTGGATAAAGATATACTTGAATTAGAAG CAATTGCAGGAGACAAGGATAGTGAGGAAGAAACAATTCAGCAAATAATGAAACAAGAAGGAACAACAACTTCCTTATTCTACAAACTCAAAACTAGTCATCCTCATAACTTCCCAATGCACTCAGTTGCAAAGGATGTTCTTGGTGCAGTTGCAACTCTTGCTGGATCTGATAACGATAACCTTAACAG GCTTTTATCTGAGTACTTGGGAGTAGAGAAAATGCTGGGAATAGTGTGTAGAACTTACGAAGGTGTGAAGGCTTTGGAGACTTATGAAAGGGGAGGCAACATAAACAACAAGGCTGGTATTCATGCCCTCGGAGCTTGGACTCAGATGAAAATCAGTGGCCGTTTTCTAGTTATCTGTATTGAAGACATGAG GCCATATACTGGAGGTTTCATAAATGGTGACCGACAAAAGAAGCTAGCTCTTCCAAAGCCAAAGTTACCAAATGGATCATCTCCCACGGGGTTCCTTGATTTTGCAGTAAACATGATCAATATAGACACTCGAAATTTGGCATGTGTGACTGGAAATGGATATGGTCTTAGAGAGACATTATTCTATGAGCTTTTTTCACACCTGCAAGTCTATAAAACCAGAACTGATATGCTTCATGCTCTTCCATGCATAACTGAAGGAGCTTTGTCTTTAGACGGTGGTATTATAAAGAAAAACGGGGTCTTTGATCTTGGCGATAG GAAGGATGTGGAGGTGAAATTCCCAGTAGTTTCCAACAAGTGCAGTACAACTGAAATCCGACTTAAAGAGAATATCAGGAAACTGAAATGGGAAAAGATTACAATAGCTGAGGATATGCAAAGAGAGCAGTCATTGTTAGACAAAGTGAGGGCTGTCAACAATGCTAACTTTTGGAAGCGGGTACAAAGTTTAGAATACAAAAATTACTTTGTTTAA
- the LOC136217524 gene encoding uncharacterized protein, with product MDKKWMECQDRLSYVYIKGVMDFLDFAFSHTIFGSVIPCPCTKCNNFVQKARDDVWGDLMMNGIVKGYTKWLYHGESDDIEETIDNEVQTNDTDECDDIFDMIHDAAGPTIMDTLLQDENENTTCKKNLDSIEIDQPVPQSEPNNEASKFLKLLEDAKQKLYPGCENFSKLSFVVKLFQIKCLYGLNDTAFNNIMKLFKEALPTGATLPTNFYESKKMIRDLGLGYEKIDACENDCMLFWKDNAKEESCLVCGQSRWKTNSNVAKLNKRGKNIPKKVLRYFPLKPRLQRFFMSSKTAEVMTWHDNQRVDDGILRHPADSDVWKSFDESNPGFAKDPRNVRLGLASDGMNPFGNLSVSHSTWPVIMTVYNLPPWLCMKEPYCMLSLLIPGPKSPGNDIDVYLQPLVEELQELWLYGVDTYDAVKKENFCMRATLLWTINDFPAYAYLSGWSTKGALACPSCNKDTPSIRLKHGRKFSYMSARRFLHINHTWRKNKRCFNGQVEKRPAPKVLSGEDVLAQLSVLKSTTFGKSKKKKTK from the coding sequence ATGGATAAGAAATGGATGGAATGTCAAGATAGATTGAGCTATGTATATATCAAAGGAGTAATGGATTTCTTAGATTTTGCTTTCTCTCACACTATATTTGGAAGTGTCATCCCATGTCCTTGTACTAAATGTAATAATTTTGTACAAAAGGCTAGagatgatgtttggggtgacCTAATGATGAATGGAATTGTAAAAGGATATACTAAATGGTTGTATCATGGGGAATCTGATGATATAGAGGAAACCATTGATAATGAAGTACAAACAAACGATACAGACGAGTGTGATGATATATTTGACATGATTCATGATGCAGCTGGACCTACAATTATGGATACACTTTTACAAGATGAGAATGAGAATACAACTTGTAAAAAAAATCTCGATTCAATTGAGATTGACCAGCCTGTTCCACAATCTGAGCCTAATAATGAAGCTTCAAAATTTTTGAAGTTACTAGAGGATGCTAAACAAAAGCTTTATCCTGGTTGTgagaatttttcaaaattatcttTTGTTGTTAAGTTATTTCAAATTAAGTGTCTTTATGGATTGAATGATACAGCATTTAACAATATCATGAAATTGTTTAAAGAGGCACTTCCAACTGGTGCGACTTTACCTACGAATTTTTATGAGAGCAAAAAAATGATTCGGGATTTAGGTTTGGGATATGAGAAGATAGACGCATGTGAGAATGATTGCATGTTATTCTGGAAGGATAATGCAAAAGAAGAAAGTTGTTTGGTGTGTGGTCAATCTAGGTGGAAAACCAATAGCAATGTAGCTAAGCTTAACAAGCGCGGAAAAAATATTCCTAAAAAGGTTTTACGTTATTTTCCTTTGAAACCAAGACTCCAAAGGTTCTTTATGTCATCTAAGACAGCAGAAGTTATGACTTGGCATGACAATCAACGAGTGGATGATGGAATTCTTAGGCATCCTGCTGATTCTGATGTGTGGAAATCTTTTGATGAGTCAAACCCAGGATTTGCTAAAGATCCTCGTAATGTAAGATTAGGATTAGCTTCTGATGGCATGAACCCTTTTGGCAATTTAAGTGTTTCACACAGTACTTGGCCAGTAATTATGACAGTATATAACTTACCTCCTTGGTTGTGTATGAAGGAACCATATTGCATGTTGTCGTTATTGATACCAGGACCTAAATCACCAGGAAATGATATTGATGTCTACTTACAACCTTTGGTGGAGGAGTTGCAAGAGTTATGGTTGTATGGTGTTGATACTTATGATGCtgtaaaaaaggaaaatttttGTATGCGTGCTACACTTTTATGGACCATAAATGATTTTCCTGCCTATGCTTATTTGTCGGGATGGAGTACAAAAGGAGCTTTGGCTTGCCCTTCTTGCAATAAGGATACACCTTCAATTCGATTAAAACATGGTCGTAAGTTTTCTTACATGTCTGCTCGTCGATTTCTACATATTAATCATACATGGCGGAAAAATAAGCGATGTTTCAATGGACAAGTAGAGAAAAGACCAGCTCCTAAAGTATTATCTGGTGAAGATGTCTTAGCACAACTGAGTGTCCTTAAATCTACTACATTTGGCAAgtctaagaaaaaaaaaacaaagtga
- the LOC136217525 gene encoding uncharacterized protein encodes MLERLELQIPITLCKLEKIFPPAFFDVMVHLAVHLATEAKLGGPVQYRWMYPIERFLRKLKCYVRNKSRPEGSMAEGYIVEESLIFFWRYLHDIETKFNQLKRNSEGVHEDLYKGLSVFAHNGFPLNQDKSRSLTEQERKQAHIYMLKNCEEIQSFLCEYEQDNHNMDLDEWFHHRIMQLHKERDARVNEELLSLAYGPLYGIQTFKGYVINGFRFHTKELETKRLKQNSGVLVKGVMGDKMIDYYGVLNEIVELQYLVGKRTVLFKCDWWDVDNIGRGIKIDKHGFTSVNTTRKLATDEPFVLASQVEQVFYVEDGLTPNWLIVLKGHSESFMHLPKSNNENNGEVLIGGEAFQQDTQYTSEDFTSLFEEDEVVTNWDKDDIEACHDNITITSNVIEPIDSDPETDDEDLVL; translated from the exons ATGTTGGAGCGTCTAGAATTACAAATTCCAATAACGTTATGCAAGTTGGAGAAGATATTTCCACCAGCATTTTTTGATGTAATGGTGCATTTAGCTGTTCATCTTGCCACCGAAGCTAAACTAGGTGGGCCAGTACAATATCGTTGGATGTATCCTATTGAAAG GTTTTTACGAAAGTTAAAATGTTATGTTCGTAACAAAAGTCGACCTGAAGGTTCTATGGCAGAAGGGTATATAGTTGAAGAAAGTTTAATATTTTTCTGGCGGTACTTGCATGACATTGAAACCAAATTTAATCAATTGAAAAGAAACTCTGAGGGGGTTCATGAAGATTTATACAAAGGGTTATCTGTCTTTGCACATAATGGGTTTCCTTTGAATCAAGACAAGTCTAGATCTCTTACCGAACAAGAACGAAAACAAGCTCATATCTACATGTTGAAGAATTGTGAAGAAATACAATCATTTTTATG TGAATATGAGCAAGATAACcataatatggatttagatgaatggttTCATCATCGG ATTATGCAATTGCATAAAGAGAGGGATGCACGTGTAAATGAAGAATTATTATCTCTGGCTTATGGTCCTTTATATGGTATTCAAACATTCAAGGGTTATGTGATAAATGGTTTTAGATTTCATACCAAGGAACTTGAAACAAAAAGGTTGAAGCAAAATAGTGGTGTACTTGTGAAAGGAGTAATGGGTGACAAAATGATTGATTATTATGGAGTTCTTAATGAAATAGTAGAACTTCAATATTTAGTAGGTAAGCGAACTGTTTTATTTAAATGTGATTGGTGGGATGTTGATAACATTGGAAGGGGAATAAAGATAGATAAGCATGGTTTTACTAGTGTTAATACTACTCGTAAATTGGCTACAGATGAACCATTTGTCCTTGCATCTCAGGTAGAACAAGTCTTTTATGTCGAAGATGGACTGACTCCTAATTGGCTTATTGTTTTGAAAGGGCATTCTGAAAGTTTTATGCATTTACCGAAAAGTAATAATGAAAACAATGGTGAAGTGTTGATTGGGGGAGAAGCTTTTCAACAAGATACTCAATATACTTCAGAAGATTTTACAAGTCTATTCGAGGAGGATGAAGTTGTGACAAATTGGGATAAAGATGATATTGAAGCTTGTCATGATAATATTACTATCACTAGTAATGTTATTGAACCTATCGACTCTGATCCTGaaacagatgatgaagatttGGTTTTATAG